One Phoenix dactylifera cultivar Barhee BC4 chromosome 14, palm_55x_up_171113_PBpolish2nd_filt_p, whole genome shotgun sequence DNA window includes the following coding sequences:
- the LOC103704879 gene encoding pentatricopeptide repeat-containing protein At3g13880, producing the protein MRTQCFFRYLIGTSERVSFSKTPKYFTTFLHPQPNLDRSMDTAAYTQLLQSATSSQSLIHGKEVHAHMIRAHSKPCLFLQNNLLNMYCKCGDMTIARQLFDRLPKRDTVSWNSFISGYIQTGQTDRAVNVFMEARNANVKIDRFTYGTVLGICSHSGDLKLGKVIHGLVVVGGFHQHAFLTNSLIDMYSKCRKIDEARRVFDNAAELDDVSWNSLISAYVRIGLAEDTLRIFSQMHQLGMKMNSFALGSVLKSCSSLKISQEVGEMIHGCVVKVGLDFDVFVGSAMIDLYAKSGALNSAVKVFKLMPDPNVVVFNAMIAGFCRMEVEIENELTSDALGLFSEMQRRGMKPSKFTFSSVLRACNLANAFEFGKQIHSQVLKNSLQSDEFIGSALIDLYSNSGSIEEGFRCFHSVPKQDIVTWTSMISGCVQNEHFEKALRLFHELLSIGRKPDQFTISSVMSACANLAMVRSGEQIQSYAIKVGFDRLTICGNSRIFMYARSGDVDAAGKTFQEMENRDVVSWSAMISTHAQHGCARDAMMLFKEMEDCMVAPNHITFLGVLTACSHGGLVDEGFRFFESMKRDYGLNPNVKHCACIVDLLGRAGRLADAEDFILNSGFDYDPVMWRALLGSCRIHRDIERGACVAKRIMELEPDASASYVILYNMYLDAGRQSLATNMRDLMKERGVKKEPGLSWIEIGASIHSFVAGDKSHPWSHAIYARLEEMLSKVDKIGYAKTETLGFNDPSPVESQNLMNCHSEKLAVALGMIVLPEAAPIRVMKNLRVCQDCHTTMKLFSESERREIVLRDPIRFHHFRGGLCSCRDYW; encoded by the exons ATGAGAACGCAGTGTTTTTTCCGGTATCTGATCGGCACCTCGGAGCGTGTCTCCTTCTCTAAAACTCCCAAATACTTCACCACCTTTCTTCATCCCCAACCCAATTTGGATCGCTCCATGGACACCGCGGCCTACACGCAACTCCTCCAGTCCGCCACAAGTTCCCAATCTCTTATCCACGGGAAGGAAGTGCATGCCCACATGATCAGAGCCCACTCCAAGCCCTGCCTTTTCCTCCAGAACAATCTTCTGAACATGTACTGCAAATGTGGCGACATGACAATTGCCCGCCAACTGTTCGATAGATTGCCTAAGAGAGATACTGTGTCATGGAATTCATTTATTTCTGGTTATATTCAAACGGGCCAGACTGATAGAGCCGTGAACGTGTTCATGGAAGCAAGAAATGCCAATGTTAAGATCGACCGGTTCACTTATGGTACCGTGTTAGGTATTTGTTCTCATTCCGGTGACTTGAAGTTGGGAAAGGTGATTCATGGGTTGGTTGTAGTTGGTGGATTTCATCAACATGCTTTCTTGACCAACTCGCTTATTGACATGTACTCCAAGTGCAGGAAGATTGATGAAGCGAGGCGTGTGTTTGATAATGCTGCCGAACTAGATGACGTTTCATGGAATTCATTGATTTCGGCTTATGTTCGGATTGGTTTGGCTGAAGATACATTAAGAATTTTTAGTCAGATGCACCAGTTAGGGATGAAGATGAATTCTTTCGCTCTTGGCAGTGTTCTAAAGTCTTGTTCGAGTTTAAAAATTTCGCAGGAAGTGGGTGAGATGATTCATGGGTGTGTAGTTAAAGTTGGGTTGGACTTTGATGTATTTGTTGGCAGTGCGATGATTGACTTGTATGCGAAGAGTGGTGCCTTGAATAGTGCAGTCAAGGTCTTTAAACTCATGCCTGATCCGAATGTTGTTGTGTTTAATGCTATGATTGCTGGCTTTTGCCGAATGGAAGTGGAAATTGAAAATGAGCTCACAAGTGACGCATTAGGGCTCTTTTCTGAAATGCAAAGGAGAGGAATGAAGCCCTCAAAGTTCACATTCTCGAGTGTGCTGAGAGCTTGCAACTTGGCCAATGCTTTTGAGTTTGGGAAACAAATCCACAGCCAAGTGCTTAAAAACAGTCTCCAGAGTGATGAGTTCATTGGAAGTGCACTCATTGACTTGTACTCCAACTCGGGTTCTATTGAAGAAGGATTTAGATGCTTCCACTCTGTCCCTAAGCAAGACATTGTTACTTGGACATCCATGATTTCGGGTTGTGTTCAGAATGAGCATTTTGAAAAGGCACTTAGATTGTTTCATGAATTATTGAGCATTGGAAGAAAACCTGATCAGTTCACTATATCAAGTGTCATGAGTGCTTGTGCAAATTTGGCTATGGTGAGATCTGGGGAGCAGATTCAGAGTTACGCCATAAAAGTTGGATTTGATAGGCTCACCATTTGTGGTAATTCAAGGATCTTCATGTATGCTAGGTCAGGGGATGTTGATGCTGCTGGGAAGACATTCCAGGAGATGGAGAATCGAGATGTCGTTTCCTGGTCTGCAATGATCTCAACGCATGCACAGCATGGTTGTGCAAGAGATGCTATGATgctcttcaaggagatggaggactGCATGGTTGCACCAAACCATATCACTTTCCTCGGCGTTCTTACTGCTTGTAGCCATGGAGGACTGGTGGATGAGGGATTTAG GTTCTTTGAAAGCATGAAAAGAGACTATGGCTTGAATCCAAACGTGAAGCATTGTGCTTGCATTGTTGACCTTTTAGGTCGGGCTGGGAGGCTGGCTGATGCTGAAGATTTCATATTGAACTCAGGCTTCGACTATGACCCTGTTATGTGGAGGGCTTTGTTGGGCTCTTGCAGGATCCATAGGGACATAGAGAGAGGTGCATGTGTGGCAAAGCGGATAATGGAACTGGAGCCTGATGCCTCTGCATCATATGTGATTCTGTATAACATGTACTTGGATGCTGGAAGGCAGTCTTTGGCAACAAATATGAGAGATTTGATGAAAGAACGAGGAGTGAAGAAGGAACCTGGTCTTAGTTGGATTGAAATAGGGGCATCCATTCACTCGTTTGTTGCAGGTGACAAGTCCCATCCCTGGAGTCATGCAATATATGCAAGACTAGAGGAAATGCTATCAAAAGTAGACAAGATTGGTTATGCTAAGACTGAGACTTTGGGGTTCAATGACCCCAGTCCAGTAGAGAGCCAAAATTTAATGAATTGCCATAGTGAGAAGCTGGCGGTAGCACTGGGAATGATTGTTCTGCCAGAGGCAGCTCCAATACGAGTGATGAAGAACTTAAGGGTGTGTCAGGATTGCCATACAACAATGAAATTGTTCTCAGAGAGTGAAAGGAGGGAGATTGTCCTCAGAGATCCAATTCGCTTCCATCATTTTAGAGGTGGTTTGTGTTCTTGCAGGGACTACTGGTAA
- the LOC103704833 gene encoding multiple organellar RNA editing factor 1, mitochondrial-like — MALSLRFRRALALSSSLLKNRPFSSIASSSSPPLPVSQPRAAPALLGNPSIRPHYRIQSLSFRSSAILSDRRVDGGGEERKISPDEILFEGCDYNHWLITMDFPKDPAPTREEMIETYIQTLAKVVGSVEEAKKRMYALSTTTYTGFQAVMTEEMSEKFRGLPGVVFILPDSYIDPVNKEYGGDKYENGVITPRPPPIQYGRQGRPRNQNRYDRPNYNRPPPQGNLPPGNQGYVQGDGRNYAPQQTYSQGGQDGRGYGPPGGRDFPPGERREFGQGERRDYASAGVRDGYQGERRDPMPSYQRDFNQGYGGNFGPPGQRNFPQGQGRDYRYGGSPGFGNYGQNPGPGYSGDYKQGSGPGYSGQGYGTDNGQGSGPGYGADHRQGPGSSYGQSHSGSVEGQPQSWQGQPSHTGVETSWNSSR, encoded by the exons ATGGCGCTCTCTCTCCGCTTCCGCCGAGCCCTTGCTctatcctcctccctcctcaaaAATCGTCCCTTCTCCTCGAtcgcctcttcttcttcccctcctctccCTGTCTCGCAGCCCCGCGCCGCCCCGGCGCTCCTCGGAAACCCTAGCATTCGGCCCCATTATCGCATCCAGTCTCTCTCGTTCCGGTCGTCGGCGATTCTCTCCGATCGCCGGGTGGACGGCGGCGGCGAGGAGAGGAAGATATCGCCGGACGAGATTTTGTTCGAGGGCTGCGACTACAACCATTGGCTCATCACGATGGACTTCCCCAAGGACCCCGCTCCCACCCGCGAGGAGATGATCGAGACCTACATCCAGACCCTCGCCAAGGTGGTCGGGAG TGTGGAGGaggcaaagaaaagaatgtaTGCTCTCAGCACCACAACCTACACTGGTTTTCAAGCTGTAATGACTGAAGAAATGTCTGAAAAATTTCGAG GTTTGCCTGGAGTTGTCTTCATTTTGCCTGACTCATATATTGATCCAGTAAACAAGGAGTATGGAG GAGACAAATATGAAAATGGTGTTATCACTCCAAGACCTCCTCCAATTCAATATGGCAGGCAAGGAAGACCGAGAAACCAAAACAGGTATGACCGGCCTAATTATAACAGGCCACCACCACAAGGAAACCTGCCACCTGGGAACCAGGGTTATGTTCAAGGAGATGGAAGAAATTATGCTCCACAGCAGACCTATAGCCAGGGTGGACAAGATGGAAGGGGCTATGGTCCACCTGGAGGTAGAGATTTTCCTcctggagagagaagggaatttGGGCAAGGTGAACGAAGAGATTATGCATCGGCTGGGGTAAGAGATGGTTACCAGGGAGAACGGAGAGATCCCATGCCTTCGTATCAAAGAGATTTTAACCAAGGATATGGAGGTAATTTTGGCCCTCCAGGGCAGAGGAACTTCCCACAAGGACAGGGAAGAGATTATAGATATGGTGGCTCCCCTGGTTTTGGAAATTATGGGCAAAATCCAGGCCCTGGTTACAGTGGAGATTACAAACAGGGGTCGGGTCCTGGTTACAGTGGACAAGGTTATGGCACAGATAACGGACAAGGATCAGGACCTGGATATGGGGCAGATCATAGGCAAGGACCAGGTTCCAGTTATGGGCAGAGCCACTCTGGTTCTGTAGAAGGACAACCTCAGTCATGGCAG GGGCAGCCTTCACATACCGGTGTCGAAACGAGTTGGAATTCAAGCAGATGA